CCGTAGCCGCTGCGACAAGAGAAAACTGCTGGACCACCAATTTCCCGCTCGCCCACGGCCTCTTCCAATCCTCcccattctctcttttgcagtctttcttcatctactTCAAAGCTCGACTGTTTCGAGGGTGTTGTTGCGCATTCTGGCAGGGCGCGGCCAATCTTTTCCCACTCCGTCGACCCTTCATTGTGTGCTCACCagttcttctcttctcccggCCGCCACCCGAGCTTCTCGCTTTTCCCCGGCAgtttttgtgttttctgaCAACGCCTCCTGAAGCCTCGTCACGGCTTCTCTCCCAtcgccctttttttcccgccCGTGAAATATTCGAGCCGGCTGGGGTCCAAGGCTGCCGTTCGCCGTTTCTGCACTCCTATCCCCCCTCTCGACGACCCATTGCGAGTGGTCCGGCGATCGCCTCTCCGTCGATAGTCGCTGCTCTGCGTCTTGCATACGTTTGTTGGCTCGAGCCGGCAGACCCGtcgccatcatgtcttcgcagcagcctcagctcaACATCGACCGCTACGTCGTGATCCATGTTGCGACTACCTGCGATGAACACGGTGTCTACGTTACCAAGGATTCCGCCGAAGTCATTGAGCTTGGATGGATTCTCCTTGATGCTAACAGTCTGGAGGAGGTTAGAAATACCTTtgccccccccccccccccctgCGCCACTACCTGGCCACACCATGCTGCACAGACTGCATGGCTTCCCAGCTGAAGCATCGCTAACCCGGGCCGCCATCACAACAGATCACCCACGAAAGCGTCCTTGTCAAGCCTGTCAATACTCCCATCACCCCGCTATGCAGTAAGTTTTTCAGTGCCGTGCATccctttttgcccttttctgTCGCGACCTCCCCCTATTGCCTTGCGCTCGTGAGGGCGGGCACAGAATTGGCGTCCAAAAATTCTAAGCTTGCGGCGAATCGTCGAAAACTGGGGCTGACTTGTGATGTTTTCTTCTCGCAGCGAGCCTAACGACTCTGACCTGGGAACACGTTCGAAATGCCGGTACTTTTAGGGATGCTATCAGTCGATTCGACACGTTTGCTACCGAGTATCTGACGTCCAAGAACCTCGACTTTGTCTTCGTCACGCTCGATGCCTGGGATCTGCGAGTTCAGCTCCCGCGAGAAGCTCGCGACAAGGCTGTCGTGCTGCCTCCCTATCTGCAGCACTCTCGCACCTTCGACCTGCGAACTGAATACCAACGCTGGCAACAGCACCACCCAGAGTCTCTGCCGTTTGGCCCCTCGATGCTGTCAAACATCTGCGCTGCTCTCGAGGTCGAgccagtccagtccagtgcACCTATTAAGCATAACTTGCCTTTCCACCTGCAGGCTCTGGCTCCCGCTTCTCCCCGCCGCGCAATGGAAGAGGCCATTACCTTGGCCCGCGTTCTTCGTGGCTTGATTCGCAAGTCTCAGCCCGCCCAGGATCACCCCGATGTGTTGACTCGACCTATGGATGCGAGGGCAGATGTCCGGGCGTTCCTTTCCGAGAGGAGCAAGGTTTTGCACATGTCTGGTCTGCCGCATGATACTACTCAATCCGAGCTGGAGAGCTGGTTTACCCAGTTTGGTGGTCGTCCGATTGCTTTTTGGACTCTTCGAACCCCCGAGCAGCACAAGCCCACTGGTACAGGTTTTGCTgttttctcatctcatgaAGAAGTGagtcctttttctttctctttgctcaGAGTCACAAGGAGGCTTGCACGTACTCGCCCATTCTCTGTTATTTACAAATATGTATACACAAGTTGGGGGAACTGCCGTAACTAACCACGTCTAGGCTGCTGAGAGTTTGTGTATGAACGGACGTGCGCTGAACGAAAAGGCTATTGAGGTTTCTCCCTCTTCTAGCCGTGTATTGGATCGAGCTCAAGATATTTTGACACCCTTCCCGCCGAGTAAGAACCGCCCCCGACCTGGTGATTGGACTTGCCCCTCTTGTGGCTTCTCCAACTTCCAGCGCCGCACAGCTTGCTTCCGTTGCTCGTTCCCTGCTGTTGGAAGCGGTGCCCCTGGAGACATGGGTCCTGGCGGCTACCCATACCCATACGGCCCCCCTGCTATGATGACCCCTCCTCACCATGGTGGCCACCACGGTCCTATGCACGGTGGACGGAtgggcggtggcggcgttgTGCCCTTCCGTGCCGGTGACTGGAAGTGTGGAAACGAAGTTTGTGGATATCACAACTTTGCCAAGAATGTCTGCTGTCTTCGCTGTGGCGCCAGTcgtgctggtgctgccgtTGTTGCGGATTCTGGCTACCCCTCTCCGATGGATAACGGCTCGCAGTATGGCATGAGCCAGGGTTCGATGGCTGGTACGCCAGGTCCTGGCCCGTTCTCTTCTGGAGGATCCTTTGGACCGGGAGGCGGCTACGGTCAACACTTTGGCGGCCCCCCTAGCCATTTCCTTCCCTCGGGATTGGGTGGCGGTGCTGGCGGCTATCCGGGCTCTCTTAACACGCAGGGCTTCGCTTCCGCCCCTGGCTCGCATTCTGCTGGCCCCTTTGATAGTAGGGCTGCCGAGGCGGCTTTCCAGTCTGCGACTAACGGTCCTGTCTCTGGTGGGCCAGGCAACAACTTCTACAACAACGGCAACCCTGGCAACAACGAAAACGATCCCTTTGCCTTCCTGAGCAGTGGTATCGGTGGCCTCTCTGTCAGCGGCGACGCTCGCCAGAATGGTGCCGGTGCTACCCCTAACAAGTCACCCGCCTAgaggtgatgttgttgttcgAAACGGTGGGGCCAAAGCATCTGCGGCACACGCCGTCTTTTAGATGATGATTTAACTCAACTGGTTACATGTACCATCGGTATATCTTTTTCGTTCCTATGCGACGAACTTTGGAATGATGAACATAGAGCATTTGACCTTGGCAAATACCTTCTGGACCTGGCTTGCTTGCTATTTCAAGGGAAAGGGGTTGGTGTGTATTTGGTTTGTTTTTGGAGGACTAGGACGGAGTGTCGGATATGTTTTAGGCGGGGCTGTGATCTTGTTTCGAGGGCTGGAAGACAAAAGTGAAATACACCACGGCTATTCTGGGTCAACGAGTCTTGTGGTATCAAGCTttgctgaggaagaaaaaaaattattgGTTCTCTTTCGCGCTAGGGGGGCAAACATGGTTCTTGGCAAGGGAAATAAGGTTGTGTGGACTCGATTATCGGTCGGACGTGGCattcttttttgctggaATCCTTTGTCCCGGTGCTGGTGCATAGCGAAAGGGAGTGTAAGGGTATATCATGGCCTTGTTTGACTCAATTATCCAGTTCGCTCGGTGTCGGATTTATCACTCAGATCTAAGGGGGTCTTTGATTTTgtttcatctctttctctcttgtcaaCTTGCTTTTTACTGGTCTGAAATCTCTCTTGTCTCCGTTTTCTCCTTttgattcttttttcttccctttttttaCTTGACCTCTTTTTGCCACAAATCCTTTCTTTTAACTTACATAGGacattctctcttctcgcaTTGTACTTTTTTCCGTTCGctcgttttttttctcttctttttttaaacaACGTTGGGAAGAGAAGGTGTCAAGGTAGCAGCATTTCACAGGAGCGGGGGAAATTCTGGCGGGAGTTGGGTTGAAATCGAGTTTTGAAGGGAAAACAAcaccttttgtttttgggaCAAATGAAATGGAAACTTTGGGGGAGGGAAAggcgatggatggatgggaaagggggaggagactTTCAAATTGGGGGGTGGGTGGTTGGCTACGGTTGATTTTGCTGATGTGAGAATGCTCTGATGTTTTGTAAACGTCCAAAGGATTGTGGACATGAAATAAAAGTAGAGTGAGAtttgatgggatggggggAGGCGTGTCCTAATATATTGTgtgttgatttttttttttttctttgcaatTATTTCTTTGGGGGCTCATGGAGAGGAGATTTATTACCTATTGTGTGATATGTTTGTTTTAGGGAAATgttatccagcatcccaaatTCATTATCCAACACTCTAGCGACTGCGTGgaatttaagtataaaaagAATATAAATAGAAGCCTCCTTTATACTACCATCACTACATTCTGCTACTATCACTACTGTCTGCTACTATCACTAGgtactttctgctactataaCTACTTTCTTCGagtatttactattataaatatattctTCCAGTATCTAAGATTATTCTTTAGTCCGTATAGCTTTTATATAAgacatgggatgctggataatAAACTTGGGTGGCTGAATAACCGCTCCCTTGTTTTAATGGTGATGTATATGAGACTTGAGCTAGTACATTCTGTTTGACTGAACTATAGTAGATAGATGAGCATATATACTCTATGAACTTGTTCTGATAGCATAACTTGAATCTTCAAAGTTTACAAATAACCGCATTGTCGAGCCTTCACAGCTAGCTTTGCCACTGCATCCATCTATCCAGGAGAGCCATATCCCCCTTTGTGACAGTAGAAAGGAAGGTGAGTGCGAAATCACCAGATCATTCAAAGCACGTCATCGTAATCCTggccctcatcttcatcctgcAAGAGTTCGTCTTCTCCACTATAGAGTCCGACAGGATCTTCCGCTAAATTGGAAGCGGCAGATGTTGGCATAAAGGACTGCAGATCGAGGTCCATCTGCGCGTCGTCGAAAGGGTAGTAGTAGGGGAATTGGGCATCAGAGGGTGGCTGGAAATGGAATTGGACGCCCTGGTAGATGCTCCCGACGTTGTTTGGGTTGTCATTATCCTGGACAATtccttcatcctcttcttcatcctccatttcatcatcttcctcttctccttcgtcatcatctccgtcttcctCCTGAGGCACAGATGACGCTGCCCATtgttgctgccggtgccTACTTCGCAGCTCCGCCAAAAAGgcgtccagcagctgctcgtTGTCGATCTGAGGCTCGGCCTCAGGCTCGGGATGCGAGTTCCACGCCTCGGCCCTCagtctctcatctcctccgaGGTCGGGCACCATACCCCCCAGTATCGACTGGTTGACAAAATTGACCCAGCCTTGCATATCATGGACACCTGGAACAGTAGATTCATGGTCTTTGGGCTGTGGAGGCACAATATAGCCGCGGTTGATTTCCTCATCGAGATCGAGCGATTCGTCAGAGTCTGAATCTGAGTCGTCCAGACTGccggcgtcgtcgtcttcgtctaGGGTGCTACACCAAGCTTGGGCGCGTAGTCgttcgtcttcttcgtcggaCAGGATTTCATCTTGCTGCTGGGGCGTGAGTTCTTCCCAGCGCTTCTTGAGGACGTGCTTTGGCTTCCAGTGCTCAAGCGTATCGACATTGGCGAgcacttcatcttcgtcttcaatgTACATCTCCTCCAGCGAGGGGACAATGTTCTCGCCCGTCTTCCAGTCAAAGTATCCCCAGATCACCATGTGGCTCAGATGGTCGTCCAACTGAAGGCCTCTGCGCACAGCCTCTACAGGAACGGCTTCGTCTGGGCGGAGGAGATGCATTCGACCTGCTCCCCAGCCTTCCTTGTGCTGCTGACCGACTTCGTGAAGAGGGATACCTTGGATCTGGCTCAGCCCATGTTCCATCCAGTAAGTGCCCTCGCTGACAAAGTTGAAGTCGTAGCGCAGCTTGAGATCCAGGATGTCGGCCAGCTTGTTGAATTTCTTGCGGGTGAGTAGCTGCCAGAGCTTGAACAGGCCTTTCTGGCCCATCATGAGTTGAACCAGATCAAACGTGCAGGGGCCGTAAACAGGGTCGTTGAAGGCCATGCcgagcttgatgaagaacaTTTGCATGTTGTAGAGATCAGTGTCTTTGAAGATGTGCGTCATCTGCAGCATCGCCTGTCTCTGCTGCGTAGTGGCAACGTCCATGAGAAGCCAAAGGCGCAGCAACGAGTGATGCATCGTCGATGGCATCCTGTGGCCGCATCTAGccatgatggcgagaatctCCCTGCAGTACTTATCCCGACCCAGGACGAGCTGTAGATACTTCAGTCCAGGCACCTTACGGACCTTGCTGTCCTTCTTTGGGGAAGTTGTCATGCCTTGATTCAAGGCCATCCACGTTCTCTTCTGAGGATCGTCAACTAAATGCCTTGCGTACAGCTGGTAGTGGAAGACTCGGCCTGCTTCAGGGGCTTTGTATTCGATCCACGCGCGGACGCTGGAGAGCAGATAGCCGTTGATGGCATCGTAAAAGCGGCGATTTGCGAGGCACAGATTCAACACGTCTTTTCCGTTGAGATGCTTGCCCAATTCCACGGCGAGTTCTACATGCTGGCATATCACCGAGATGAGATCTCTGCCCGCATATGCGATGCcagcctttgctttctttggTCTTTCGTACGGATCGACGTTGCCAAAATGATCCTCAACGTCGAGGTCGTCGAACTTGaatttcttcttgatcatGCTGTCGACTTCAATCTCTTCGATGGTGACGCGGTTGATGCCCCTGAGCAGCTCAATGTGATCGTCGATCAGTTCCATTCCCTCGATGTCATTGTCGTTATGGTTGAATAGCCACTCCATTCCGGTCACATCAACCCCCATATCTTCCAGCGTGTAATCACGGACATTCTGCGTCAACGGGTCACTTTTCAaggcttcgtcttcttccgaTGCTCGGCGTCTGATGTCCTCGAGCAGTCGAAGGAATTCTTCATCGTTGGCTTGCGGGTCGTTGCTCGGCCCAGCCTCTTCGTTGTCACCATTCATCATTTCCTCTTCGAAAAGGACATGCGTGAAGGGAAGTAATGTTCTACAAAGTAGAAATTAACAAAGAGAGTATCGCGAGATGTAGTTTGGAGAAAACAGGGAATTGGGAAGGGAGGCAACTGAGTGAATGTTCTTTGGATTGAGGCGTCTCTTGTTTAGCAAGGGGTGTTCCCAAAAATCAGGAGGAGCAAACAAAACTGAAGTTGAAATTTTCTGAGAACAATGTGAGACAGAGGTGAAATATAAAGAACGACCCGTCGGCCAATgggaaaagatgggagaATAAAATATTAAGGCATCTGTCCGTCGCATCTGCCAACTGTCAGGCAGCTGTCACTATAAACATTTTTCGGCCATCTCAGCCAATGTATCTCAATTTTCCTGTACAATTGCATAGCTTTACCCCTAGCTAAGAAAACATGTTTGCTATCAAACCGTGACTCATTTGGATTCAGAGATAATCACTCATCTCGTCTGCCTCTGAATCTACTATGATCAGATCCGAAGAACGCCTGCGATAGGACTCATCCCCACCTCGCAAAGTCTCTGTTGTCTCATCTCTCGTATCCTCTTCCATGAAACTCAAAGTCTCATCCCCAGGATTCGCAATCACAACCTCAGGCTTGGTACGGAGGGATTCCATCTCCCTGGCCCATTGTGCACGAAGTTGTGCCATCTCATGCCAGAGcttctcttcaccttcatccTATGAAGATCGACTCTTCTCCCAGAACTTCCACCTCATCTATCGGTCAAGCTCATCAACCGGCAGGTCACCGTCGTCTTTTCCAACAATGGATTCTGCAACTTTCCAGATCTGTAGCAGATTGTCTTCCGCGGCGCTGGCAACCAACCAAGGTTCATTGGGATTCCAGCTAAAGTCAGCGAGATGGTTCGTATGGCCGCCATGCATAAACAACCTATTAGTAAAGCAATTGGTTAGCTTGGTGCGAAACAAGTTGTATGGTAGTGTTCTGGGCATGTAGATAACTTACAGCTCAGGTGGGCCATCATCCTGGTCATCAGGCAGCTGTTCCTCGCCGACGCGGGATAGATCCCAGAAAATGATTCTTCGATCATAGCTGCCACTTCCCAAGATACCAGCTTCGGTAGGATGCCAGGCAAGAGAGGTAACCGCATCATTGTGACCCTCGAGGGTGTGCACCTTCTCCTTCACATTTCGGAGATCCCAGATTCCGATCGTCTTATCAGCGGAAGCTGTGGCAACGAGGACTTCGGACTTGGGGTTGAAAGCCAGCGCATTGATGGCATCCAAGTGGCCTCGCTtcgcaacaacagcagccttgTTCGTCTCACTGTGTCGCAAGTCTACGATTTGCAAAGTTTGGTCGTCTGATACGGAGCCGATGAAATTCTTTGAGATGGGATGATACTGAACATCGTTGACAATCTGAGTATGGTGAGTGTACCTGCGAGCAGGCCGCAGTATCCTCGAGTCTGCTTCGAGAGTCTTCAGATCCCTacatggaaaaaaagaagagcacgGTTAGCGGCGTCGTCGCCAGCGGCCATCGACAGTTATACATACCACAGGCACATGGTCTTATCCTCACTACCCGAAACCAGGCAACCCTCCTCGTGGGGGTTCCAGTTGAGGCCGAAACCTTCGGCTTTGTGACCGATGAGCTCAATCTGTGCATTCACCTTGCCCAGATTCGCTGGCTGTAGAGGATGCTTCGTTCggtcgaagatgaggattTTGCCGTCGACGCAAAGAGTAGCAATAATATCCGGGTTTTGAGGCTGATAACGGGCCTTGTTGACTTCCCCAGGGTGCTCAATCCTCTGTACGATGTCGCACTTGAGGGCGGCAACATCGCCTGCCTTTCCATAACCTCCAATCTCGCCTCGTTCCTCGTCGTAGTCGTTGGGGTTCGGCGCCACGGCTTTGGGTATCTGGACATCGGCGATTTGAAGAAAGTTGGCACTGTCGTCAGAAGTGTGTGTTCCGAGCAAAAGACGGTGCATGCGATAGTTTTTGCCCTCGGGTTCCTTGACGTCAGGGAACCACTGAACGGTAAGCGTGGGCCAAGTCAGGGCAGTCCTGGTGCAGAAAGGTTAGAGCAACAAATCAAGTCTAGAACCACTGCAATTGGAGAATCCACTAACCCAAGAATCATGTCGTATAGAAACGGgctgttcttcttccacgtCTTATACTCTATTCCAAGTTGAGATCAGAAGGCTGTACAATGCGAAGCTCGGTCTCAATCGAGATAGCCGCTTACCCTCATTGATGAGTCTTTCCTCCTggtcatcttcctcgtcgtgGACCATGTCGACTATAAGTACATGTTAGCACCCGGTATCGCACGATACAGCTTCAATGGCTACTAACCATCCGGGTCGAGCTCAGAGCCTTGAGGAGCCATAATGGATGAGGGAGGGGCGTTGAGTGCTGAAGAGAGGCGAAATCCCAAAGAGTGCAGTATTATTAAACTGTGATTATTAGAAGAAAACAGGAGCCCGCGCTTCGCATCCAACAAGAGAAGCTTCCGGGCGTGGACGCAGCGAtagagagggagaagaagagaaaaggctgcgttcagagaagagaagcttgaaaagcACCCAGTTAGTACCAACTGGGGCGCGTCGCGCGTTAAGTGACAAGCGGTTGCTCTGGGGCGTGCCGCTAGCAATTGAAGTCTAAGGCTCAAAGCCGCAGCCTTGCCTGccacccccctcccctcaGTACCTTGGTACCTTGTACTCAACTCCCGCTGGCCGCTAGAGTCATTCCATGCGAGCCATTGTCGCAGCAGCTTTTGCCATCAATTCCCACCTTTCATCACCTCCCAACAATCTCGTcgactccagctccagctgcctAGAAGCATCCTAATCGGATCAGCTACAGGCGCATCTGCAGGAGTTTCGGagccttcttttccttggtGTCTTGCGGGCGTTGTTCTCTGTTCCTGTCCCTGAGACACAGCGGTTGAATCTGCCAGCTTTGCGATATCTGGTGTTGGTTTTTCGGCGCCGTCGGGTATCTGCGGCTGCTTTCTCCTACTTGTTCGACGTATAATTCTTCTGCATTCTATTGGCGCAAAGCTGCCCGGCTGCTGGCATCATGGGGTTCGTTTCTTGGCTATGGAATCCTCTCGCTACTAATGCTGATACATGTGGCCTACAGTGTTCCCAAGTTCTTCAGATGGCTCTCAGAGCGCTATCCAGCTATCTCGCAAGTCATTGCCGAGAATCGAATTCCAGAATTCGACTGCCTCTATGTAAGCTGCTCTCAATACCGAATCACAACCCAGAGTCCTAACCCGTCTCCTCCCAGCTTGACATGAATGGAATTATCCACAACTGTACACACAAAGATGCGGGCGAAGATGCTACTTTCCGACTCAGCGAAGAGGAGATGTTTATTCGCATATTCAACTACATTGAGCATTTGTTCGGCAAGATTAAGCCTAAGAAGCTTTTCTTCATGGCAATTGATGGAGTAGCCCCTCGTGCGAAGATGAACCAGCAACGTGCCAGGCGTTTCCGAACTGCCTTGGATGCTGAAAAGGCTCGCGAGAAAGCGATCCAAGATGGAATAGAGCTCCCAAAAGAAGAGCCCTTCGACAGCAACTGCATTACACCAGGTTTGTCATGTCCCTCCACAGCCTCTTCAGCTCCAGAACTAACCATATATTCTCTTTTACAGGTACTGAATTCATGGCCAAGCTCTCCCAACAACTCCGATACTTTGTAAACAAAAAGGTCTCAGAAGACACCGACTGGCAAGGATGCGACATTGTCCTATCCGGGCATGAGGTTCCAGGTGAAGGAGAGCACAAGATTATGGAGTACATCCGAAATGCAAAGGCACAGCCAAACTACGATCCAAACGTTCGGCACTGTCTTTACGGCCTCGATGCCGATCTAATCATGCTGGGACTTCTCAGCCACGATCCTCACTTCTGCCTGCTGCGTGAAGAAGTTACATTTGGACGGGCATCCAAGACGAAGTCAAAGGAACTAGAACATCAAAATTTCTATCTGCTCCACCTCTGTATTGTGAGGGAATACCTGGAAATGGAATTCCAGGAGCTTCAGAATAAAGATGTTTTGGGTTTTCCATTTGATCTCGAAAGAGTCATTGATGATTTCATCTTGATGGCATTCTTTGTTGGAAACGACTTCTTGCCCAATCTTCCTGGCCTGCATATCAACGAGGGCGCTCTGGCAAAAATGTTCAGAATATATAAATCTGTGCTGCCACAGTGTGAAGGTTATATCAACGAGAATGGTGTTATCAACATGCCTCGTTTGCAACGCCTGCTCGACGAACTCAGCAAGACTGAGTTGGACCACTTTGAATATGAAGTTTCTGATCAGAAATGGTTTGCAGCCAAGcaaatggagaagaagctcgaagagagaaatgggGCCAAACCCAGGTCTCAAAAGAACAACCAATTAATCATTACGTCGTTCCAAAGGGATTTGTGGAAGCAAAAGATTCGCCCTTTCATCTCAAACAGATCCCAACAGCCGCTGGATTTGGGGTCGGACCTCAAGGCAGAGGATCGAAAATTCGTCCAAGATCTTGCCGACTCCATGCATTTACAATGGTCtactgaagaagacgaggagggTAACCGTCGCCTTAAAATCGCATTCCCCCCTAAGAAGGAgagcgatgatgacgacgatgatgacgaggagggcAACCTCGCTGCCTACCGTGTCATGAAATCCTACGATAAGGCAACTGTTGTCGATGTCACGCCAGAAGATGCGCAAAAGCAATATGATGAATTGTACCAGCAGAAATATCAGGGCTGGAAGACCAAGTATTATCTACAAAAGTTCGAGGAGTGGCCTCAAGACAAgtatgaagaagagcaaaagcagctaTGCGAGAACTATGTACAGGGTCTACAGTGGGTGCTGTATTACTACTACAAGGGAATTGCGTCGTGGCCGTGGTTTTACGCATATCACTATGCACCACTTACGTCGGGTAAGCATTGTCGCATTGATCTTATCGTACTATGGAACTCTCTGCTAACAGTTGTTTCTTAAAGATGTTACCAAGGGTCTTGGTGCCGACCTGAACTTCAAGAAAGGCCAACCTTTCAAGCCATACGAGCAGCTCATGGGTGTGTTGCCAGATCGAAGCAAGAAAATCGTGCCGACGGTCTATCACGATCTGATGACTAACCCAAATTCCCCCATCATCGATTTCTATCCGAGAGATTTTGAACTGGACATGAACGGCAAGAAAATGGAATGGGAAGCGGTGGTCAAGATTCCTTTCATTGAAGAGACACGTCTCCT
Above is a genomic segment from Trichoderma breve strain T069 chromosome 6, whole genome shotgun sequence containing:
- a CDS encoding WD domain, g-beta repeat domain-containing protein produces the protein MAPQGSELDPDVDMVHDEEDDQEERLINEEYKTWKKNSPFLYDMILGTALTWPTLTVQWFPDVKEPEGKNYRMHRLLLGTHTSDDSANFLQIADVQIPKAVAPNPNDYDEERGEIGGYGKAGDVAALKCDIVQRIEHPGEVNKARYQPQNPDIIATLCVDGKILIFDRTKHPLQPANLGKVNAQIELIGHKAEGFGLNWNPHEEGCLVSGSEDKTMCLWDLKTLEADSRILRPARRYTHHTQIVNDVQYHPISKNFIGSVSDDQTLQIVDLRHSETNKAAVVAKRGHLDAINALAFNPKSEVLVATASADKTIGIWDLRNVKEKVHTLEGHNDAVTSLAWHPTEAGILGSGSYDRRIIFWDLSRVGEEQLPDDQDDGPPELLFMHGGHTNHLADFSWNPNEPWLVASAAEDNLLQIWKVAESIDEGEEKLWHEMAQLRAQWAREMESLRTKPEVVIANPGDETLSFMEEDTRDETTETLRGGDESYRRRSSDLIIVDSEADEMSDYL
- a CDS encoding zn-finger in ran binding protein and others domain-containing protein; amino-acid sequence: MSSQQPQLNIDRYVVIHVATTCDEHGVYVTKDSAEVIELGWILLDANSLEEITHESVLVKPVNTPITPLCTSLTTLTWEHVRNAGTFRDAISRFDTFATEYLTSKNLDFVFVTLDAWDLRVQLPREARDKAVVLPPYLQHSRTFDLRTEYQRWQQHHPESLPFGPSMLSNICAALEALAPASPRRAMEEAITLARVLRGLIRKSQPAQDHPDVLTRPMDARADVRAFLSERSKVLHMSGLPHDTTQSELESWFTQFGGRPIAFWTLRTPEQHKPTGTGFAVFSSHEEAAESLCMNGRALNEKAIEVSPSSSRVLDRAQDILTPFPPSKNRPRPGDWTCPSCGFSNFQRRTACFRCSFPAVGSGAPGDMGPGGYPYPYGPPAMMTPPHHGGHHGPMHGGRMGGGGVVPFRAGDWKCGNEVCGYHNFAKNVCCLRCGASRAGAAVVADSGYPSPMDNGSQYGMSQGSMAGTPGPGPFSSGGSFGPGGGYGQHFGGPPSHFLPSGLGGGAGGYPGSLNTQGFASAPGSHSAGPFDSRAAEAAFQSATNGPVSGGPGNNFYNNGNPGNNENDPFAFLSSGIGGLSVSGDARQNGAGATPNKSPA